The following coding sequences lie in one Flavobacteriales bacterium genomic window:
- a CDS encoding N-acetyl sugar amidotransferase produces MTNTQYQQCSKTVMDNIADPYITFDKDGICNYYHEYYIKEKKHVKKGQEGIDFYNKKIDEIKKSGKNNKYDCILGLSGGVDSSYLAYLAKKDGLNPLVVHFDNGWNSELAVKNIESIVSNLGFDLYTYVINWEEFKDIQLAYIKASVIDIEAITDHAIIATLYKLAAKHKIKYFLSGFNIVTEGILPKAWVFNKQDAENIKSIHKTYGTIPLKTFPFLDAFKKRYYSVALNIESVPLLNYISYNKADVKQILINELNWKDYGGKHYESVFTRFYQGFILPEKFKVDKRKAHLSTLICSGQISKEKAVQELKEPICDAEQLSIDKDYVLKKLGFNDQEFDAIMKMPTRSHLEFKTESKSYFDKYPIIKPLKGLYNLIKSKR; encoded by the coding sequence ATGACCAATACGCAATACCAACAATGCTCTAAAACCGTAATGGACAACATTGCTGACCCCTACATTACTTTTGATAAAGATGGTATCTGCAACTATTATCACGAGTATTACATCAAAGAAAAAAAACATGTAAAAAAGGGTCAGGAAGGCATCGATTTTTACAATAAAAAAATTGATGAAATAAAAAAATCTGGAAAAAACAATAAATACGACTGCATTTTAGGTTTAAGTGGAGGTGTTGATAGTTCTTACTTGGCTTATTTAGCTAAAAAAGATGGACTAAATCCATTAGTTGTACATTTTGATAATGGCTGGAACTCTGAACTGGCTGTAAAAAATATAGAGAGTATTGTTTCTAACCTTGGGTTTGATTTATACACTTATGTAATTAATTGGGAAGAATTTAAGGACATCCAATTGGCTTATATTAAAGCCTCTGTTATTGATATTGAAGCCATAACAGATCATGCTATTATTGCAACACTTTATAAACTTGCCGCAAAACACAAAATAAAATACTTTTTAAGCGGTTTTAATATAGTAACAGAGGGTATTTTACCAAAAGCATGGGTGTTTAATAAACAAGATGCTGAAAACATCAAATCAATTCATAAAACATACGGTACTATACCGTTAAAAACATTTCCCTTTTTAGATGCATTTAAAAAGCGATATTATTCAGTTGCTCTAAACATAGAATCTGTTCCGTTATTAAATTACATTAGTTATAATAAAGCAGATGTAAAACAGATTTTAATCAACGAATTGAATTGGAAAGATTATGGAGGAAAACATTATGAATCTGTTTTTACTCGCTTCTATCAAGGCTTCATACTTCCAGAAAAATTTAAAGTAGATAAACGTAAAGCTCACTTATCTACACTTATCTGTTCTGGTCAAATATCAAAGGAAAAAGCCGTTCAAGAACTAAAAGAACCTATTTGTGATGCAGAACAATTAAGTATTGACAAAGATTATGTTTTAAAGAAATTAGGCTTTAACGACCAAGAATTTGACGCTATTATGAAAATGCCTACAAGGTCGCATCTTGAATTTAAAACTGAATCAAAATCATACTTTGATAAATATCCTATTATTAAACCTCTAAAAGGATTATACAATCTAATAAAATCAAAAAGATAA
- a CDS encoding glycosyltransferase → MKILYIPAENVKAKVSRSYFMAKGLSSSCELYKIYWYDNRNRFWEGKQPSSIYTAKCFLKSLFSRIKVEKSDDFGYNVYASVFLNAFIGKLIGRYIAIKLMRKYNLKTLNKIVKQINPDIIYHADGFYFFPALNSSIPEFSDLQDDINWKNIPASYLKDEQDYYHNQFKVTTINFIVSESAAKSFNRFVEAKFIPFDNGADFKTIRSFSSNELLEIKNRFNIPSDKTLISYIGGAHKFDVLFTEKLVQACKKELPDIHFLLVGNIPAISSNNVTNLGFLSEKDANKMYRISDIGITLKNTKNDNFLYNSVPLKFIQYAAAQKPIVTFPIKWSEENNFKNIFHVEDENISDWIKMISHVANNFEWNDSLEKIWGIYDWQVVANTILEKMEKQINTPLNK, encoded by the coding sequence ATGAAAATTCTTTACATACCAGCCGAAAATGTAAAAGCAAAAGTTTCTCGTTCATATTTTATGGCCAAAGGTTTAAGCAGTTCTTGTGAACTATATAAAATATATTGGTACGACAACAGAAATAGGTTTTGGGAAGGCAAACAACCATCAAGCATTTATACGGCTAAATGTTTTTTAAAATCACTTTTTTCCAGAATTAAAGTTGAAAAATCAGATGATTTTGGTTACAATGTTTACGCATCAGTTTTTTTAAATGCTTTTATTGGTAAACTTATTGGTAGGTATATCGCTATTAAGCTAATGAGAAAATATAACTTAAAAACACTAAATAAAATAGTAAAACAAATAAATCCTGACATTATATACCATGCCGATGGTTTTTATTTTTTTCCAGCACTTAATTCTTCCATCCCTGAGTTTTCTGATCTGCAAGATGACATTAATTGGAAGAATATTCCTGCAAGTTATTTAAAAGATGAACAGGATTATTATCATAATCAATTTAAAGTTACAACTATAAATTTTATAGTTTCAGAAAGTGCAGCAAAAAGCTTTAATAGGTTTGTTGAGGCAAAATTTATTCCTTTTGATAATGGTGCCGATTTTAAAACCATAAGAAGTTTTTCATCAAACGAACTATTAGAAATAAAAAACCGATTTAATATTCCTTCTGATAAAACGCTAATAAGTTATATTGGAGGAGCTCATAAATTTGATGTGTTATTTACAGAAAAGCTTGTTCAAGCATGTAAAAAAGAACTTCCTGATATTCATTTTTTATTAGTTGGAAATATACCCGCTATCAGTTCTAATAATGTAACCAATCTCGGATTTCTTTCTGAGAAGGATGCTAATAAAATGTATAGAATTTCCGACATTGGAATCACATTAAAAAACACAAAAAATGATAATTTCCTTTACAACTCAGTTCCATTAAAATTTATTCAGTACGCAGCAGCCCAGAAACCTATAGTTACCTTTCCAATTAAATGGTCAGAAGAAAACAATTTTAAAAATATTTTTCATGTTGAGGATGAAAACATTAGCGATTGGATAAAGATGATATCTCATGTTGCTAATAATTTTGAATGGAATGATTCTCTTGAAAAAATTTGGGGAATATACGATTGGCAAGTAGTTGCTAATACAATTTTAGAGAAAATGGAAAAACAGATTAATACCCCTTTAAATAAATAA
- a CDS encoding GIY-YIG nuclease family protein, whose translation MERGGFTYITTNKNNTVLYIGVISDLKIRVHQHKTKHFATSFTAKYNIDKLVYFEFFSRIEEAIAREKQLKAGSRKKKLDLINSKNPEWKDLFDEL comes from the coding sequence ATGGAAAGAGGTGGATTTACCTACATCACAACCAATAAAAACAATACTGTTTTATATATTGGTGTTATTAGTGATTTAAAAATTAGAGTTCACCAACACAAAACCAAACATTTTGCAACCAGCTTTACTGCAAAATACAACATTGACAAACTAGTGTATTTTGAATTTTTTAGTAGAATTGAAGAAGCAATTGCTCGAGAAAAACAATTAAAAGCAGGTTCAAGAAAAAAGAAACTGGATTTAATTAATTCAAAAAATCCTGAATGGAAAGATTTATTTGATGAATTGTAA